A stretch of the Methylobacterium oryzae genome encodes the following:
- a CDS encoding 2OG-Fe(II) oxygenase produces the protein MRYLTMIFYLNNDGWVEEHGGVTGIYTTPAFGSLHPAVLVPPKNNSLLLFECTPHSWHTFMTTSRRRNSITLWLHRSMESSRKQWPNHEPVYWS, from the coding sequence ATGCGATATTTGACTATGATATTTTATTTAAACAACGATGGCTGGGTTGAAGAACATGGCGGGGTTACAGGTATATATACGACTCCAGCTTTTGGATCGCTGCACCCTGCAGTGCTAGTGCCTCCAAAAAATAACTCTCTCCTGTTGTTCGAGTGCACTCCGCACTCATGGCATACTTTTATGACGACTTCTCGACGTAGAAATTCAATCACACTATGGCTCCATCGATCAATGGAGTCTTCTAGAAAGCAATGGCCCAATCATGAACCCGTATACTGGTCGTAA